One part of the Ciona intestinalis chromosome 5, KH, whole genome shotgun sequence genome encodes these proteins:
- the LOC100184307 gene encoding BRCA2-interacting transcriptional repressor EMSY isoform X3, whose translation MPPVKCSEDVYSFNERESLLKLRQYEFEAYASAVSALRAEGELNDEKRDVLAHLQRVFGITKERHKAEVRRAVNDEKLSSVSYSLNGEKSSIEWEREGQRITPLPTRPTPITMHTEIADYVANITAEENRDILRGSRLGIDNKNEVPSNPLPPAQVDTDWEIIPCKKRKLMNNLNKLDASTSTLDLEKSSTGTETSSSDKKSDQYVYLPSGGVVCLEPKDSSDPVPLDEAFKKLVPNIKGEENSDLAKYSIKQVYKSNEVLDKLQRRFINQEEVQQNQIMLKSQQNKKKTTSTRTKPNPQYNCDMKSLKHPPLYIPPISDHSHLMIQHTPVPPEHLYAVDSTSSGKSKPYSRPTSSWVRKQNLSAPKPKKITSRSQPTTYQPSSEIRNTQFMGYPKPQYTSHSKKIWSNQLDDNRRSVSSLTSRIDPGIPTKPLLPPSYLPEEQASPIHINDALFSNVETKTEPSAPQLILRPKIRMPGVTSSSQPILNTPVCETSPVTPKGPDQSLFERQSSESLQIPHVAQLSSGYNPSMISTDVVTVTASQKPNTLLKPPTTESTTTEREAEVKRAMVSKPALVQGINTNIIKVSARSVTSNKVIPIVAQLSGTRIMKTTTTSTPRSKPNIIVVHRPTPAKPKFLEVDGKGSKPVVSTTVISSTVESTSSRIGATVMKSVPTKLVSVPTSVRKITGNTISSEFPKTVHKVIRKRNLQQVVFKPSASVLSPTSVSTSVPSSFSVIKPTYKSSTTANPKAMGVPKTIKPIMTFKNSVTSLTPSKVVPIQDIQESSGQSHMTLSPSVLHPNPKLLMRKHRQRLVTINSSKDKVTTSTTLEEMEQ comes from the exons ATGCCTCCTGTGAAATGCTCAGAAGATGTCTACTCGTTCAATGAAAGAGAGAGCTTGTTGAAATTAAGGCAATATGAATTTGAAGCTTATGCATCGGCTGTATCTGCTTTGAGGGCAGAAGGTGAACTAAATGATGAGAAACGAGATGTACTCGCACATCTGCAGAGAGTGTTTGGGATTACAAAAGAAAGACATAAGGCTGAG GTTCGAAGAGCTGTCAATGATGAAAAGTTATCCAGTGTTTCATATTCATTAAACGGAGAGAAATCCTCGATTGAATGGGAAAGAGAAGGACAGCGTATTACCCCCCTTCCTACACGACCAACACCAATTACAATGCACACGGAAATTGCTGATTATGTTGCCAATATAACTGCAGAGGAAAACAGGGATATCCTTAGAGGAAGTAGACTTGGTATTG aTAACAAGAATGAAGTTCCATCAAACCCACTACCACCTGCACAAGTGGACACAGATTGGGAAATTATTCCATGCAAGAAACGTAAATTAATGAACAATCTCAACAAGCTTGATGCTTCAACTTCTACCCTTGATTTAg AAAAATCTTCTACTGGTACAGAAACGAGCAGTTCAGATAAGAAATCGGATCAATATGTTTATCTTCCCAGTGGAGGAGTGGTGTGTCTAGAACCAAAGGATTCATCGGACCCTGTTCCTTTGGATGAAGCTTTCAAGAAACTTGTTCCAAACATTAAAGGGGAAGAGAATTCAGACCTCGCAAAATATTCCATTAAACAG GTTTACAAATCAAATGAAGTTTTGGACAAATTGCAAAGACGATTTATAAACCAAGAAGAAGTGCAACAAAACCAGATCATGCTCAAATCtcaacaaaacaagaaaaaaacgaCTTCCACCCGTACTAAACCCAA CCCCCAGTACAACTGTGATATGAAAAGCTTGAAACATCCACCTTTGTACATACCACCAATATCTGACCATTCCCACCTAATGATACAACACACACCAGTTCCCCCTGAACATCTCTATGCTGTGGATTCAACTAGCAG TGGAAAATCGAAGCCCTACTCACGACCTACTTCATCCTGGGTACGAAAACAAAACTTGTCGGCtccaaaaccaaaaaaaataacttctcGAAGTCAACCCACTACCTACCAACCATCGAGTGAAATAAGGAACACCCAGTTTATGGGATATCCAAA ACCACAATACACCAGTCATAGCAAGAAGATTTGGTCGAACCAACTTGATGATAATCGACGATCTGTGTCTTCTCTCACATCCCGCATCGATCCCGGCATCCCAACTAAACCTCTTCTTCCTCCAAGTTATCTTCCAGAGGAGCAAGCTAGTCCCATCCACATCAATGATGCATTGTTCTCCAATGTTGAAACGAAGACTGAACCATCTGCTCCTCAGTTGATTCTCAGACCTAAAATCAGGATGCCAG GTGTAACATCTAGCAGTCAACCTATACTGAACACTCCGGTTTGTGAAACATCACCAGTAACACCGAAAG GTCCAGATCAATCATTATTTGAACGACAATCATCAGAAAGTTTACAAATCCCTCATGTTGCTCAACTTTCATCAGGATACAACCCAAGTATGATATCTACAG ATGTAGTCACTGTCACAGCGTCACAAAAACCCAACACCCTCCTGAAGCCACCAACCACTGAATCCACAACAACAGAGAGGGAAGCTGAGGTTAAACGAGCCATGGTTTCGAAGCCTGCTCTCGTACAAGgaataaacacaaatataattaaagtCTCAGCAAGAAGTGTGACTTCTAACAAAG tCATCCCTATTGTTGCGCAATTATCTGGCACAAGAATCatgaaaacaacaacaacttccACTCCTCGAAGTAAACCAAACATTATTGTTGTTCATCGTCCCACCCCTGCTAAG cCCAAATTCCTTGAAGTTGATGGTAAAGGTAGCAAACCTGTGGTAAGTACAACAGTGATAAGTAGCACAGTGGAAAGTACTTCAAGTAGAATTGGAGCTACCGTTATGAAATCTGTTCCAACTAAG TTGGTGAGCGTTCCCACCAGTGTTCGTAAAATAACTGGCAACACAATCTCATCTGAGTTTCCTAAGACTGTGCACAAGGTTATCAGGAAGCGAAATTTGCAACAG gtTGTTTTCAAACCTTCTGCTTCCGTATTATCTCCCACATCGGTATCCACTTCAGTCCCGTCTAGTTTCAGTGTCATAAAACCAACATACAAAAGTTCCACAACTGCCAATCCAAAGGCTATGGGCGTGCCCAAAACAATTAAGCCTATTATGACATTTAAAAACTCTGTAACTTCGCTTACACCTTCCAAAGTAGTCCCCATACAAGATATACAGGAATCTAGTGGCCAATCACATATGACACTAAGCCCTAGTGTGCTTCACCCTAACCCAAAACTCTTAATGAGAAAACACAGGCAGAGGTTGGTTACTATCAACTCCTCCAAAGATAAAGTCACCACTTCAACAACTCTTGAGGAAATGGAGCAGTAA
- the LOC100184307 gene encoding BRCA2-interacting transcriptional repressor EMSY isoform X2 gives MPPVKCSEDVYSFNERESLLKLRQYEFEAYASAVSALRAEGELNDEKRDVLAHLQRVFGITKERHKAEVRRAVNDEKLSSVSYSLNGEKSSIEWEREGQRITPLPTRPTPITMHTEIADYVANITAEENRDILRGSRLDNKNEVPSNPLPPAQVDTDWEIIPCKKRKLMNNLNKLDASTSTLDLEKSSTGTETSSSDKKSDQYVYLPSGGVVCLEPKDSSDPVPLDEAFKKLVPNIKGEENSDLAKYSIKQVYKSNEVLDKLQRRFINQEEVQQNQIMLKSQQNKKKTTSTRTKPKYEPPVVTHPTPKPVDNSPQYNCDMKSLKHPPLYIPPISDHSHLMIQHTPVPPEHLYAVDSTSSGKSKPYSRPTSSWVRKQNLSAPKPKKITSRSQPTTYQPSSEIRNTQFMGYPKPQYTSHSKKIWSNQLDDNRRSVSSLTSRIDPGIPTKPLLPPSYLPEEQASPIHINDALFSNVETKTEPSAPQLILRPKIRMPGVTSSSQPILNTPVCETSPVTPKGPDQSLFERQSSESLQIPHVAQLSSGYNPSMISTDVVTVTASQKPNTLLKPPTTESTTTEREAEVKRAMVSKPALVQGINTNIIKVSARSVTSNKVIPIVAQLSGTRIMKTTTTSTPRSKPNIIVVHRPTPAKPKFLEVDGKGSKPVVSTTVISSTVESTSSRIGATVMKSVPTKLVSVPTSVRKITGNTISSEFPKTVHKVIRKRNLQQVVFKPSASVLSPTSVSTSVPSSFSVIKPTYKSSTTANPKAMGVPKTIKPIMTFKNSVTSLTPSKVVPIQDIQESSGQSHMTLSPSVLHPNPKLLMRKHRQRLVTINSSKDKVTTSTTLEEMEQ, from the exons ATGCCTCCTGTGAAATGCTCAGAAGATGTCTACTCGTTCAATGAAAGAGAGAGCTTGTTGAAATTAAGGCAATATGAATTTGAAGCTTATGCATCGGCTGTATCTGCTTTGAGGGCAGAAGGTGAACTAAATGATGAGAAACGAGATGTACTCGCACATCTGCAGAGAGTGTTTGGGATTACAAAAGAAAGACATAAGGCTGAG GTTCGAAGAGCTGTCAATGATGAAAAGTTATCCAGTGTTTCATATTCATTAAACGGAGAGAAATCCTCGATTGAATGGGAAAGAGAAGGACAGCGTATTACCCCCCTTCCTACACGACCAACACCAATTACAATGCACACGGAAATTGCTGATTATGTTGCCAATATAACTGCAGAGGAAAACAGGGATATCCTTAGAGGAAGTAGACTTG aTAACAAGAATGAAGTTCCATCAAACCCACTACCACCTGCACAAGTGGACACAGATTGGGAAATTATTCCATGCAAGAAACGTAAATTAATGAACAATCTCAACAAGCTTGATGCTTCAACTTCTACCCTTGATTTAg AAAAATCTTCTACTGGTACAGAAACGAGCAGTTCAGATAAGAAATCGGATCAATATGTTTATCTTCCCAGTGGAGGAGTGGTGTGTCTAGAACCAAAGGATTCATCGGACCCTGTTCCTTTGGATGAAGCTTTCAAGAAACTTGTTCCAAACATTAAAGGGGAAGAGAATTCAGACCTCGCAAAATATTCCATTAAACAG GTTTACAAATCAAATGAAGTTTTGGACAAATTGCAAAGACGATTTATAAACCAAGAAGAAGTGCAACAAAACCAGATCATGCTCAAATCtcaacaaaacaagaaaaaaacgaCTTCCACCCGTACTAAACCCAAGTATGAACCCCCTGTAGTTACCCACCCAACCCCTAAACCAGTCGATAACAGCCCCCAGTACAACTGTGATATGAAAAGCTTGAAACATCCACCTTTGTACATACCACCAATATCTGACCATTCCCACCTAATGATACAACACACACCAGTTCCCCCTGAACATCTCTATGCTGTGGATTCAACTAGCAG TGGAAAATCGAAGCCCTACTCACGACCTACTTCATCCTGGGTACGAAAACAAAACTTGTCGGCtccaaaaccaaaaaaaataacttctcGAAGTCAACCCACTACCTACCAACCATCGAGTGAAATAAGGAACACCCAGTTTATGGGATATCCAAA ACCACAATACACCAGTCATAGCAAGAAGATTTGGTCGAACCAACTTGATGATAATCGACGATCTGTGTCTTCTCTCACATCCCGCATCGATCCCGGCATCCCAACTAAACCTCTTCTTCCTCCAAGTTATCTTCCAGAGGAGCAAGCTAGTCCCATCCACATCAATGATGCATTGTTCTCCAATGTTGAAACGAAGACTGAACCATCTGCTCCTCAGTTGATTCTCAGACCTAAAATCAGGATGCCAG GTGTAACATCTAGCAGTCAACCTATACTGAACACTCCGGTTTGTGAAACATCACCAGTAACACCGAAAG GTCCAGATCAATCATTATTTGAACGACAATCATCAGAAAGTTTACAAATCCCTCATGTTGCTCAACTTTCATCAGGATACAACCCAAGTATGATATCTACAG ATGTAGTCACTGTCACAGCGTCACAAAAACCCAACACCCTCCTGAAGCCACCAACCACTGAATCCACAACAACAGAGAGGGAAGCTGAGGTTAAACGAGCCATGGTTTCGAAGCCTGCTCTCGTACAAGgaataaacacaaatataattaaagtCTCAGCAAGAAGTGTGACTTCTAACAAAG tCATCCCTATTGTTGCGCAATTATCTGGCACAAGAATCatgaaaacaacaacaacttccACTCCTCGAAGTAAACCAAACATTATTGTTGTTCATCGTCCCACCCCTGCTAAG cCCAAATTCCTTGAAGTTGATGGTAAAGGTAGCAAACCTGTGGTAAGTACAACAGTGATAAGTAGCACAGTGGAAAGTACTTCAAGTAGAATTGGAGCTACCGTTATGAAATCTGTTCCAACTAAG TTGGTGAGCGTTCCCACCAGTGTTCGTAAAATAACTGGCAACACAATCTCATCTGAGTTTCCTAAGACTGTGCACAAGGTTATCAGGAAGCGAAATTTGCAACAG gtTGTTTTCAAACCTTCTGCTTCCGTATTATCTCCCACATCGGTATCCACTTCAGTCCCGTCTAGTTTCAGTGTCATAAAACCAACATACAAAAGTTCCACAACTGCCAATCCAAAGGCTATGGGCGTGCCCAAAACAATTAAGCCTATTATGACATTTAAAAACTCTGTAACTTCGCTTACACCTTCCAAAGTAGTCCCCATACAAGATATACAGGAATCTAGTGGCCAATCACATATGACACTAAGCCCTAGTGTGCTTCACCCTAACCCAAAACTCTTAATGAGAAAACACAGGCAGAGGTTGGTTACTATCAACTCCTCCAAAGATAAAGTCACCACTTCAACAACTCTTGAGGAAATGGAGCAGTAA
- the LOC100184307 gene encoding BRCA2-interacting transcriptional repressor EMSY isoform X1, protein MPPVKCSEDVYSFNERESLLKLRQYEFEAYASAVSALRAEGELNDEKRDVLAHLQRVFGITKERHKAEVRRAVNDEKLSSVSYSLNGEKSSIEWEREGQRITPLPTRPTPITMHTEIADYVANITAEENRDILRGSRLGIDNKNEVPSNPLPPAQVDTDWEIIPCKKRKLMNNLNKLDASTSTLDLEKSSTGTETSSSDKKSDQYVYLPSGGVVCLEPKDSSDPVPLDEAFKKLVPNIKGEENSDLAKYSIKQVYKSNEVLDKLQRRFINQEEVQQNQIMLKSQQNKKKTTSTRTKPKYEPPVVTHPTPKPVDNSPQYNCDMKSLKHPPLYIPPISDHSHLMIQHTPVPPEHLYAVDSTSSGKSKPYSRPTSSWVRKQNLSAPKPKKITSRSQPTTYQPSSEIRNTQFMGYPKPQYTSHSKKIWSNQLDDNRRSVSSLTSRIDPGIPTKPLLPPSYLPEEQASPIHINDALFSNVETKTEPSAPQLILRPKIRMPGVTSSSQPILNTPVCETSPVTPKGPDQSLFERQSSESLQIPHVAQLSSGYNPSMISTDVVTVTASQKPNTLLKPPTTESTTTEREAEVKRAMVSKPALVQGINTNIIKVSARSVTSNKVIPIVAQLSGTRIMKTTTTSTPRSKPNIIVVHRPTPAKPKFLEVDGKGSKPVVSTTVISSTVESTSSRIGATVMKSVPTKLVSVPTSVRKITGNTISSEFPKTVHKVIRKRNLQQVVFKPSASVLSPTSVSTSVPSSFSVIKPTYKSSTTANPKAMGVPKTIKPIMTFKNSVTSLTPSKVVPIQDIQESSGQSHMTLSPSVLHPNPKLLMRKHRQRLVTINSSKDKVTTSTTLEEMEQ, encoded by the exons ATGCCTCCTGTGAAATGCTCAGAAGATGTCTACTCGTTCAATGAAAGAGAGAGCTTGTTGAAATTAAGGCAATATGAATTTGAAGCTTATGCATCGGCTGTATCTGCTTTGAGGGCAGAAGGTGAACTAAATGATGAGAAACGAGATGTACTCGCACATCTGCAGAGAGTGTTTGGGATTACAAAAGAAAGACATAAGGCTGAG GTTCGAAGAGCTGTCAATGATGAAAAGTTATCCAGTGTTTCATATTCATTAAACGGAGAGAAATCCTCGATTGAATGGGAAAGAGAAGGACAGCGTATTACCCCCCTTCCTACACGACCAACACCAATTACAATGCACACGGAAATTGCTGATTATGTTGCCAATATAACTGCAGAGGAAAACAGGGATATCCTTAGAGGAAGTAGACTTGGTATTG aTAACAAGAATGAAGTTCCATCAAACCCACTACCACCTGCACAAGTGGACACAGATTGGGAAATTATTCCATGCAAGAAACGTAAATTAATGAACAATCTCAACAAGCTTGATGCTTCAACTTCTACCCTTGATTTAg AAAAATCTTCTACTGGTACAGAAACGAGCAGTTCAGATAAGAAATCGGATCAATATGTTTATCTTCCCAGTGGAGGAGTGGTGTGTCTAGAACCAAAGGATTCATCGGACCCTGTTCCTTTGGATGAAGCTTTCAAGAAACTTGTTCCAAACATTAAAGGGGAAGAGAATTCAGACCTCGCAAAATATTCCATTAAACAG GTTTACAAATCAAATGAAGTTTTGGACAAATTGCAAAGACGATTTATAAACCAAGAAGAAGTGCAACAAAACCAGATCATGCTCAAATCtcaacaaaacaagaaaaaaacgaCTTCCACCCGTACTAAACCCAAGTATGAACCCCCTGTAGTTACCCACCCAACCCCTAAACCAGTCGATAACAGCCCCCAGTACAACTGTGATATGAAAAGCTTGAAACATCCACCTTTGTACATACCACCAATATCTGACCATTCCCACCTAATGATACAACACACACCAGTTCCCCCTGAACATCTCTATGCTGTGGATTCAACTAGCAG TGGAAAATCGAAGCCCTACTCACGACCTACTTCATCCTGGGTACGAAAACAAAACTTGTCGGCtccaaaaccaaaaaaaataacttctcGAAGTCAACCCACTACCTACCAACCATCGAGTGAAATAAGGAACACCCAGTTTATGGGATATCCAAA ACCACAATACACCAGTCATAGCAAGAAGATTTGGTCGAACCAACTTGATGATAATCGACGATCTGTGTCTTCTCTCACATCCCGCATCGATCCCGGCATCCCAACTAAACCTCTTCTTCCTCCAAGTTATCTTCCAGAGGAGCAAGCTAGTCCCATCCACATCAATGATGCATTGTTCTCCAATGTTGAAACGAAGACTGAACCATCTGCTCCTCAGTTGATTCTCAGACCTAAAATCAGGATGCCAG GTGTAACATCTAGCAGTCAACCTATACTGAACACTCCGGTTTGTGAAACATCACCAGTAACACCGAAAG GTCCAGATCAATCATTATTTGAACGACAATCATCAGAAAGTTTACAAATCCCTCATGTTGCTCAACTTTCATCAGGATACAACCCAAGTATGATATCTACAG ATGTAGTCACTGTCACAGCGTCACAAAAACCCAACACCCTCCTGAAGCCACCAACCACTGAATCCACAACAACAGAGAGGGAAGCTGAGGTTAAACGAGCCATGGTTTCGAAGCCTGCTCTCGTACAAGgaataaacacaaatataattaaagtCTCAGCAAGAAGTGTGACTTCTAACAAAG tCATCCCTATTGTTGCGCAATTATCTGGCACAAGAATCatgaaaacaacaacaacttccACTCCTCGAAGTAAACCAAACATTATTGTTGTTCATCGTCCCACCCCTGCTAAG cCCAAATTCCTTGAAGTTGATGGTAAAGGTAGCAAACCTGTGGTAAGTACAACAGTGATAAGTAGCACAGTGGAAAGTACTTCAAGTAGAATTGGAGCTACCGTTATGAAATCTGTTCCAACTAAG TTGGTGAGCGTTCCCACCAGTGTTCGTAAAATAACTGGCAACACAATCTCATCTGAGTTTCCTAAGACTGTGCACAAGGTTATCAGGAAGCGAAATTTGCAACAG gtTGTTTTCAAACCTTCTGCTTCCGTATTATCTCCCACATCGGTATCCACTTCAGTCCCGTCTAGTTTCAGTGTCATAAAACCAACATACAAAAGTTCCACAACTGCCAATCCAAAGGCTATGGGCGTGCCCAAAACAATTAAGCCTATTATGACATTTAAAAACTCTGTAACTTCGCTTACACCTTCCAAAGTAGTCCCCATACAAGATATACAGGAATCTAGTGGCCAATCACATATGACACTAAGCCCTAGTGTGCTTCACCCTAACCCAAAACTCTTAATGAGAAAACACAGGCAGAGGTTGGTTACTATCAACTCCTCCAAAGATAAAGTCACCACTTCAACAACTCTTGAGGAAATGGAGCAGTAA
- the LOC100176480 gene encoding outer dense fiber protein 3-like — translation MEDTERKTVMIAARERGPGPGRYALPTSVGFKGHDFTKHMKPSYSFGQRLDNSMFSKDVSPGPKYHVNPRFTRSGPEGEPKYSMLARQPDPNVFRPPGPGTYDNHRVFPQGERAAPAYSMGGRTRYRKRDCHPAANAYTLPQLVGPKIINKSAHPAYSMTGRSNIHGFDEDLARTPGPAKYNVTTPNAYRNKQPLYSMLGRNIMPGDNTRKPGPGAHSPEKVYINKRKAPVVSMGIRHSEFVCPLIIDVTD, via the exons ATGGAGGACACAGAACGAAAAACTGTGATGATTGCTGCAAGAGAAAGAG GACCGGGTCCGGGCAGATACGCTCTTCCTACGTCAGTTGGGTTCAAAGGACATGATTTCACGAAACACATGAAGCCTTCATACTCATTTGGGCAACGACTGGACAACTCGA TGTTCTCTAAAGACGTGAGCCCAGGTCCAAAATATCACGTCAACCCTCGCTTTACGAGGTCGGGTCCTGAGGGAGAACCAAAATATTCAATGCTCGCAAGACAACCAGATCCAA ATGTATTCCGCCCTCCGGGTCCAGGAACATACGACAATCACAGAGTTTTTCCCCAAGGAGAGCGTGCTGCGCCTGCCTACTCTATGGGCGGTCGAACGCGTTACCGCAAACGTGATTGCCACCCAGCAGCCAACGCATACACGCTTCCACAACTTGTAGGCCCGAAGATCATTAACAAATCAGCACACCCGGCTTACTCTATGACTGGGAGGTCAAATATCCATGGATTCGATGAGGATCTAGCACGCACTCCCGGCCCTGCTAAGTACAACGTAACGACACCGAATGCTTACCGCAACAAGCAGCCACTGTATTCAATGCTCGGGCGAAACATAATGCCAGGGGATAACACAAGGAAACCAGGCCCCGGAGCTCACTCGCCGGAGAAagtatacataaataaaaggAAAGCGCCTGTTGTTTCCATGGGGATCCGTCACTCTGAGTTCGTCTGTCCATTAATTATTGACGTAACCGACTAA